In Streptomyces seoulensis, the following are encoded in one genomic region:
- the kdpF gene encoding K(+)-transporting ATPase subunit F, whose translation MTAENTVGLVVAVALLGYLVLALIFPERF comes from the coding sequence GTGACCGCCGAGAACACCGTCGGCCTGGTCGTGGCCGTCGCCCTGCTGGGCTATCTCGTCCTCGCCCTGATCTTCCCGGAGAGGTTCTGA
- a CDS encoding NUDIX hydrolase yields MSTFAPGSAHLTCRALVVDREGRVLRVRDPAELPGARAGAGDRTLLDAALRAVTERTGLARSDLCLTPELLTTPVHVETVGPAHYEVTFALYLSRELPEPLPDADWSPVEQVDSGYLRNRLSGLKLHGKPEPVNASALIHDGDGRYLLHLRDNIPGIWEPGAFALLGGGREPQDRTLEDTLRRELAEEVSGLDLAGLEPYAVEEATGTDGLCVPVQVFSGRWSGDPDGVGLTEGVLLRWFRPDMLHRLRLSPGTRDLILRHAAGPAARAPVIPRPAKAPDAGGTELNIVGVHLYAEDADGRVLLGLRHPDSAFAGSTWHFLAGHCERESAAACLVREAYEEAGLLIDPADLELAHVVHVLHGPSARPRMQLVFRARRLGGTPWLREPDKCLAWRWWDPDGLPEPLVPYARTVIDGIRAGRGYSETGWCPA; encoded by the coding sequence ATGAGTACGTTCGCCCCCGGTTCCGCCCACCTCACCTGCCGCGCGCTCGTCGTCGACCGCGAGGGGCGGGTCCTGCGGGTACGAGACCCCGCGGAGCTGCCCGGCGCGCGGGCCGGTGCGGGCGACCGCACCTTGCTGGACGCCGCGCTGCGAGCGGTGACCGAGCGGACCGGGCTCGCCCGGAGCGACCTGTGTCTGACCCCGGAGCTGCTGACCACCCCGGTCCATGTCGAGACGGTCGGGCCGGCGCATTACGAGGTCACGTTCGCCCTGTACTTGTCCCGCGAGCTGCCCGAACCGCTGCCCGACGCGGACTGGTCACCGGTCGAGCAGGTCGACTCCGGCTACCTGCGGAACAGGTTGAGCGGGCTGAAGCTGCACGGTAAACCGGAGCCGGTGAACGCCTCGGCGCTGATCCACGACGGCGACGGCCGCTACCTCCTCCACCTGCGCGACAACATCCCCGGCATCTGGGAGCCGGGAGCCTTCGCCCTGCTCGGCGGCGGCCGGGAGCCTCAGGACCGCACCCTGGAGGACACCCTCCGCCGCGAGCTGGCCGAGGAGGTGTCTGGGCTCGACCTTGCCGGTCTGGAGCCGTACGCCGTGGAGGAGGCCACCGGTACCGACGGGCTGTGCGTGCCGGTCCAGGTCTTCTCCGGCCGCTGGAGCGGCGATCCGGACGGGGTGGGGCTGACCGAGGGGGTGCTGCTGCGCTGGTTCCGCCCGGACATGCTGCACCGGCTGCGGCTGAGCCCCGGGACGCGTGATCTGATCCTGCGCCACGCGGCGGGCCCGGCCGCGCGGGCCCCGGTGATCCCGCGTCCGGCGAAGGCACCGGACGCGGGCGGCACCGAGCTGAACATCGTCGGCGTCCATCTGTACGCCGAGGACGCCGACGGCCGCGTCCTGCTCGGGCTGCGCCACCCCGACTCGGCCTTCGCGGGCTCCACCTGGCACTTCCTGGCCGGGCACTGCGAGCGGGAGTCGGCCGCCGCGTGCCTGGTGCGGGAGGCGTACGAGGAGGCCGGGCTGCTGATCGACCCCGCCGACCTGGAGCTGGCCCATGTGGTGCACGTGCTGCACGGGCCGAGCGCGCGGCCGCGCATGCAACTGGTATTCCGCGCCCGCCGCCTGGGCGGGACACCGTGGCTGCGGGAGCCCGACAAGTGCCTCGCCTGGCGCTGGTGGGACCCGGACGGGCTGCCGGAACCGCTCGTGCCCTACGCCCGCACGGTCATCGACGGCATACGTGCCGGCCGTGGCTACTCGGAGACCGGCTGGTGCCCGGCATGA
- a CDS encoding NUDIX hydrolase — MSGRQRYTVPVDVHLILRRETGAGPEVLVSRRAGPVYATGLWQLPSGHLDGPHEDVVDALIREAREETGVVIGRADVRAAVTVHHRAPVGSARVGFFFEVRRWTGEPRVVEPDVCDAMTWVPLDELPAETVAYCRAGLDAYRSGERLAVHFQRPGDPIAHDPAADRRQAVPGVDPLPAQRSPAPPHPLETHREQ; from the coding sequence ATGAGCGGGCGGCAGCGGTACACGGTGCCCGTGGACGTCCACCTGATCCTGCGCCGGGAGACCGGCGCCGGTCCGGAGGTGCTGGTGTCGCGCCGGGCCGGGCCGGTGTACGCGACCGGGCTCTGGCAGCTGCCCTCCGGGCACCTGGACGGCCCGCACGAGGACGTGGTCGACGCGCTGATCCGGGAGGCGCGGGAGGAGACCGGTGTCGTCATCGGCCGGGCCGACGTGCGCGCCGCCGTCACCGTCCACCACCGCGCGCCCGTCGGTTCGGCCCGCGTCGGCTTCTTCTTCGAGGTGCGGCGCTGGACGGGCGAGCCCCGCGTCGTGGAGCCGGACGTCTGCGACGCCATGACCTGGGTCCCGCTGGACGAGCTGCCCGCCGAGACGGTGGCGTACTGCCGGGCCGGTCTGGACGCGTACCGGTCCGGGGAGCGTCTGGCCGTGCACTTCCAGCGGCCGGGCGACCCGATCGCCCACGACCCGGCGGCGGACCGGCGCCAGGCCGTCCCCGGCGTCGATCCACTGCCCGCCCAGCGGAGTCCGGCCCCGCCCCACCCCTTGGAGACGCATCGTGAGCAGTGA
- a CDS encoding bifunctional GNAT family N-acetyltransferase/NUDIX hydrolase, whose protein sequence is MSSEALPVRPRHLGGAHPGTAPVARLATPADAEGIVRLRSSFVLAEPLPEEWVVRSGAALAARLAPDGDARASVVDAPDGTLASCALALLHPVLPEPASPAGRAARVHTVATHPSWRRRGHARSALTTLLGRLRAEGVAPVEADTPSAVGALFRASGFCGSLAPMRMTWPEPVARGRVDERTGHVWLPPEQYAETVMKATGFACVLFTDLHDRPVQLHGVYSATHPWQLVGGTMDPGERPWETAVRECREETGIELAGPPRLLATVYGLPGAEWPYSTMGLVFDGGRLDEARLRDIVLDPREHDEVRVLPLPEWRPLMPPRDFARLGAVMEARRTGVAAYFDTWDWGTE, encoded by the coding sequence GTGAGCAGTGAGGCCCTGCCCGTCCGCCCCCGGCACCTCGGCGGCGCGCACCCCGGCACCGCGCCCGTCGCACGACTCGCCACGCCCGCCGACGCGGAGGGCATCGTCCGGCTCCGGTCCTCCTTCGTCCTCGCCGAGCCGCTGCCGGAGGAGTGGGTCGTCCGCTCCGGCGCCGCGCTGGCCGCCCGGCTGGCCCCGGACGGCGACGCGCGGGCCTCGGTCGTCGACGCCCCGGACGGCACGCTCGCCTCCTGCGCCCTCGCGCTGCTCCACCCCGTGCTGCCCGAACCGGCGTCGCCCGCCGGGCGGGCGGCGCGGGTGCACACGGTCGCCACGCATCCATCGTGGCGCCGCCGGGGACACGCCCGGTCGGCCCTGACCACGCTGCTCGGCCGGCTCCGGGCGGAGGGGGTGGCACCCGTGGAGGCCGACACGCCCAGCGCCGTGGGGGCGCTCTTCCGTGCCTCGGGATTCTGCGGCAGCCTGGCGCCCATGCGGATGACATGGCCGGAGCCGGTGGCCCGGGGGCGGGTGGACGAGCGGACCGGCCATGTGTGGCTGCCGCCGGAGCAGTACGCCGAGACGGTCATGAAGGCCACCGGATTCGCCTGCGTCCTCTTCACCGACCTCCACGACCGGCCCGTCCAGCTGCACGGGGTCTACAGCGCGACCCACCCCTGGCAGTTGGTGGGCGGCACGATGGACCCCGGTGAGCGGCCGTGGGAGACGGCCGTGCGGGAGTGCCGGGAGGAGACCGGCATCGAGCTCGCCGGCCCGCCCCGGCTGCTGGCCACGGTGTACGGGCTGCCCGGCGCCGAGTGGCCGTACAGCACGATGGGGCTCGTCTTCGACGGCGGGCGGCTGGACGAGGCGCGGCTCCGGGACATCGTGCTGGACCCGCGTGAGCACGACGAGGTGCGGGTGCTGCCGCTTCCCGAGTGGCGGCCGCTGATGCCCCCACGGGACTTCGCGCGGCTCGGCGCGGTGATGGAGGCGCGCCGCACCGGTGTGGCGGCCTACTTCGACACCTGGGACTGGGGGACGGAATGA
- a CDS encoding M15 family metallopeptidase: MSVVLMSDQRVAAVPVRECGEPLVDVRAHGALRVDPRKEDGSGAFAYLRQGVLHRLLHAQSLLPDGMRLLFVEGYRPPGLQHRYFEEYAAVLGRDNPGWSQERVRDEASRFVSPPEIAPHSAGAAADLTLMDADGNELDLGTRMNADPVESEGACYTSATNIGAEATAHRNTLALVLSEAGLVNYATEWWHWSWGDRYWALQTNNPTAPYGPTEPEAI, translated from the coding sequence ATGAGCGTCGTACTGATGTCGGACCAGCGGGTGGCGGCGGTCCCGGTGCGGGAGTGCGGCGAGCCGCTGGTCGACGTCCGGGCGCACGGCGCGCTCCGGGTCGACCCGCGCAAGGAGGACGGCTCGGGCGCCTTCGCGTATCTGCGCCAGGGGGTGCTGCATCGCCTGCTGCACGCCCAGTCGCTCCTGCCGGACGGGATGCGGCTGCTGTTCGTCGAGGGGTACCGGCCGCCCGGTCTCCAGCACCGGTACTTCGAGGAGTACGCCGCTGTGCTGGGCCGGGACAACCCCGGCTGGTCCCAGGAACGCGTCCGGGACGAGGCGAGCCGGTTCGTCTCCCCGCCGGAGATAGCCCCGCACAGCGCGGGTGCCGCCGCGGACCTCACCCTGATGGACGCCGACGGCAACGAACTGGACCTGGGCACCCGGATGAACGCGGACCCGGTGGAGAGTGAGGGCGCCTGCTACACCTCGGCCACCAACATCGGCGCCGAGGCCACGGCCCACCGGAACACGCTGGCCCTCGTGCTGTCGGAGGCGGGGCTGGTCAACTACGCCACGGAGTGGTGGCACTGGAGCTGGGGCGACCGTTACTGGGCGCTCCAGACGAACAACCCGACCGCGCCCTACGGCCCCACCGAACCGGAAGCCATATAA
- a CDS encoding M1 family metallopeptidase, which yields MTLTPPQNGARRGGGRRRAVLALACVLGITGGVVLALDLSEDEPRSPAALPGHPAPGPRDVPSPGAPGIGDPLMPLDGNGGYTVRRYTLDFDWQAPRTPFAAATTISATATQALSRFDLDFAGNTLRGVTVDGAPARTARQGDELVVTPAKPLGRGRTFTVKVTYTADPTQHRHRTDAIQDYGWVPTADGTVLSPQPNGARMIFPADDHPSLRAPFTFHVTTPPGLTAVANGRLVTRAPQRDGRVRWTYDSEHPVAPQLVQLAIGKFDVVDGTGPRGLPLRDVVPEGLVTETKAYRALTPDHLAWLEQRLGPYPFRRYGVLVGDGELPVALETQSLSVVPSGDLLGDQVAAERNLVHELTHHWTGDSVAVRRWSDLWLSEGHARFYELLYADTRGGPSLADMMRSAYEQHDQWRHDDGAPAEPHEEGLFRQMRYDGSALVLYALREKVGADTFERVEKAWVTTYRGRVAGTRDFIALASKVAGQDLTGFLTPWLYGSHTPPMPNRPDWRVDPVEEG from the coding sequence ATGACCCTCACGCCCCCTCAGAACGGCGCACGGCGGGGCGGCGGCCGCCGTCGCGCGGTGCTCGCGCTTGCCTGTGTCCTCGGGATCACGGGCGGCGTCGTCCTCGCGCTCGACCTGTCCGAGGACGAGCCCCGCTCCCCCGCAGCGCTCCCCGGCCACCCCGCCCCCGGCCCCCGGGACGTCCCCTCCCCCGGAGCCCCCGGCATCGGCGACCCGCTGATGCCGCTGGACGGGAACGGCGGCTACACGGTCCGCCGCTACACCCTGGACTTCGACTGGCAGGCACCGAGAACCCCGTTCGCCGCCGCCACCACGATCAGCGCCACCGCCACCCAGGCCCTCTCCCGCTTCGACCTCGACTTCGCGGGCAACACCCTGCGCGGAGTCACGGTCGACGGCGCACCGGCGAGGACCGCCCGTCAGGGCGACGAACTGGTCGTCACCCCGGCGAAGCCGCTCGGCCGGGGCCGGACCTTCACCGTCAAGGTCACCTACACCGCCGACCCCACCCAGCACCGCCACCGCACCGACGCGATCCAGGACTACGGCTGGGTCCCCACGGCCGACGGCACCGTGCTCTCCCCGCAGCCGAACGGCGCCCGGATGATCTTCCCGGCGGACGACCACCCCAGCCTGCGCGCGCCGTTCACCTTCCACGTCACCACCCCGCCCGGCCTGACGGCGGTGGCCAACGGACGGCTCGTCACCCGCGCGCCCCAACGCGACGGCCGGGTGCGGTGGACGTACGACTCGGAGCATCCGGTCGCCCCGCAGCTGGTCCAGTTGGCCATCGGGAAGTTCGACGTGGTCGACGGCACCGGCCCGCGCGGGCTCCCCCTGCGGGACGTGGTGCCCGAGGGGCTGGTGACGGAGACCAAGGCGTACCGGGCGCTGACGCCGGACCACCTCGCATGGCTGGAGCAGCGGCTCGGCCCGTACCCGTTCCGGCGCTACGGCGTGCTGGTGGGCGACGGCGAGCTGCCGGTGGCGCTGGAGACGCAGTCCCTCTCGGTGGTGCCGAGCGGGGACCTGCTGGGGGATCAGGTCGCCGCCGAACGCAATCTCGTACACGAGCTGACTCACCACTGGACCGGGGACAGCGTGGCCGTCCGCCGCTGGTCGGACCTGTGGCTGAGCGAGGGTCACGCCCGTTTCTACGAGCTGCTGTACGCCGACACGCGGGGCGGTCCGAGCCTGGCGGACATGATGCGTTCGGCCTACGAGCAGCACGACCAGTGGCGGCACGACGACGGCGCCCCCGCCGAGCCGCACGAGGAGGGCCTGTTCCGGCAGATGCGCTACGACGGCTCGGCGCTGGTGCTGTACGCGCTGCGGGAGAAGGTCGGCGCGGACACCTTCGAGCGCGTCGAGAAAGCCTGGGTGACGACGTATCGGGGACGGGTGGCCGGCACCCGGGACTTCATCGCGCTGGCCTCGAAGGTGGCGGGACAGGACCTGACGGGCTTTCTGACCCCGTGGCTGTACGGGTCGCACACCCCGCCCATGCCGAACCGCCCGGACTGGCGGGTGGACCCGGTCGAGGAGGGGTGA
- a CDS encoding N-acetylmuramoyl-L-alanine amidase, with amino-acid sequence MRKRVAPRLSSAMRGHRRIVCVTAASAALLVPLLIDRSEDSGGPNDQRLQDDYTAAAKEFHVPRSVLMGVSYLQSRWDSHQGAPSVIGGYGPMHLVDSAGPPAATPPHHVTPHPKVQKPSPSPAQKAAEEARRSADLRRAADLVGLPVERLRTDDAANVRGGAALLAAAQQKLGKPLSNDPADWWDAVSRFPGSSDAGSAATYANDVFDIIRKGANRVTDAGQHVVLAASPQVRPKAGAAGASRSKNVECPAELSCSWLSAPYVRIDDEAYGNHDLADRPKDQKIEYIVIHDTEAPLASMLLTVQDPTEASWHYSIRSSDGSVTQHVKTKDAAWHSGSQFVNGRSIGIEHEGFLRQPDAWYTEQMYRSSARLVKYLTKKYDIPLDRQHIFGHDNVPAPTEDTIPDMHDDPGPFWDWRHYFDLLGAPLKATAGPDSDAVMILPEYAKHKPVFTGCVESGEKCAPHGSSAVRLHTEPSEDSGLIQDPGRKPDGDDTTVDVNDLGSRVSAGQQFAVAGRQGDWTAIWFQGHKAWFKNPKDQPTAVGERARTITPKQGRHEIPVFGRALPEESAYPDGMDEQQEAPLPYTIQEGQRYVTQSVVHGTYVDRSSFGDAPAPVVKGQEEYYEIQLDHRLAYVRASDVDVKEPPAAAGAPKPAKPKSRN; translated from the coding sequence ATGAGAAAACGCGTCGCCCCCCGCCTGTCCAGTGCCATGCGCGGGCATCGGCGGATCGTCTGCGTGACCGCCGCGTCGGCGGCGCTTCTGGTGCCCTTGCTGATCGACCGCTCGGAGGACTCCGGCGGTCCGAACGACCAACGCCTCCAGGACGACTACACCGCCGCCGCGAAGGAGTTCCACGTCCCCCGCAGCGTCCTGATGGGGGTGTCCTACCTCCAGTCCCGGTGGGACTCCCACCAGGGCGCGCCGAGCGTCATCGGCGGCTACGGGCCGATGCACCTGGTCGACTCCGCCGGGCCGCCGGCCGCCACCCCGCCGCACCATGTGACACCCCATCCGAAGGTGCAGAAGCCCAGCCCCTCCCCGGCGCAGAAGGCGGCCGAGGAGGCCCGGCGCTCCGCCGACCTGCGGCGGGCGGCCGACCTCGTCGGTCTCCCGGTGGAGCGGCTGCGCACGGACGACGCCGCGAACGTGCGCGGTGGCGCGGCCCTCCTCGCGGCGGCGCAGCAGAAGCTCGGCAAGCCGCTCAGCAACGACCCGGCCGACTGGTGGGACGCGGTCTCGCGCTTCCCGGGCTCCAGCGACGCGGGGTCGGCGGCGACCTATGCCAACGATGTCTTCGACATCATCCGCAAGGGCGCGAACCGCGTCACGGACGCCGGTCAGCATGTCGTCCTGGCCGCGAGCCCCCAGGTGCGCCCGAAGGCCGGGGCAGCGGGCGCGTCCCGCTCGAAGAACGTGGAGTGCCCGGCGGAGCTGTCGTGCTCCTGGCTGAGCGCGCCGTACGTACGGATCGACGATGAGGCGTACGGCAACCACGACCTGGCCGACCGGCCCAAGGACCAGAAGATCGAGTACATCGTCATCCATGACACCGAGGCGCCGCTGGCCTCGATGCTGCTGACCGTCCAGGACCCGACGGAGGCGTCCTGGCACTACTCGATCCGGTCCAGCGACGGCAGTGTCACCCAGCACGTCAAGACCAAGGACGCGGCCTGGCACTCGGGCAGCCAGTTCGTGAACGGCCGCTCGATCGGCATCGAGCACGAGGGCTTCCTGCGGCAGCCGGACGCCTGGTACACGGAGCAGATGTACCGTTCCTCGGCCCGGCTGGTGAAGTACCTGACGAAGAAGTACGACATCCCGCTGGACCGTCAGCATATCTTCGGCCACGACAACGTGCCGGCGCCGACCGAGGACACCATCCCGGACATGCACGACGACCCGGGCCCGTTCTGGGACTGGCGGCACTACTTCGACCTGCTGGGCGCGCCGCTGAAGGCGACGGCGGGCCCGGACAGCGACGCGGTGATGATCCTTCCGGAGTACGCCAAGCACAAGCCGGTGTTCACCGGGTGTGTGGAGAGCGGCGAGAAGTGCGCGCCGCACGGCTCCAGCGCGGTCCGGCTGCACACCGAGCCGAGCGAGGACTCCGGGCTGATCCAGGACCCGGGCCGCAAGCCGGACGGTGACGACACCACGGTGGATGTCAACGACCTGGGTTCGCGGGTGTCGGCGGGCCAGCAGTTCGCGGTGGCCGGGCGGCAGGGCGACTGGACGGCGATCTGGTTCCAGGGTCACAAGGCGTGGTTCAAGAACCCGAAGGACCAGCCGACGGCCGTAGGCGAGCGGGCCCGGACCATCACGCCGAAGCAGGGCCGCCACGAGATCCCGGTGTTCGGGCGGGCGCTCCCGGAGGAGTCGGCGTACCCCGACGGGATGGACGAGCAGCAGGAGGCGCCGCTGCCGTACACGATCCAGGAGGGTCAGCGGTATGTGACCCAGTCGGTCGTGCACGGCACCTACGTCGACCGGTCCTCATTCGGCGACGCCCCGGCGCCGGTGGTGAAGGGGCAGGAGGAGTACTACGAGATCCAGCTCGACCACCGGCTCGCCTACGTGCGGGCGAGCGACGTGGACGTGAAGGAGCCTCCGGCGGCCGCCGGTGCGCCGAAACCGGCCAAGCCGAAGTCCAGGAACTGA
- a CDS encoding VOC family protein, translated as MSVRRVVPNLPAAAREESVAFYGVLGLERLMDHGWITTLGSPANPVAQLSLMDEDRTAPVAPDLSIEVDDVDAVYAAFLERGAEVVHPLTDEEWGVRRFFVRDPAGRVVNVLSHR; from the coding sequence ATGTCCGTACGGCGTGTGGTGCCGAACCTCCCGGCGGCCGCGCGGGAGGAGAGCGTGGCGTTCTACGGGGTGCTGGGGCTGGAGCGGCTCATGGACCACGGCTGGATCACCACCCTGGGCTCGCCCGCGAACCCCGTCGCGCAACTGAGCCTGATGGACGAGGACCGCACGGCCCCGGTGGCCCCGGATCTGAGCATCGAGGTGGACGACGTGGACGCGGTGTACGCGGCGTTCCTGGAGCGGGGCGCGGAGGTCGTGCACCCGCTGACCGACGAGGAGTGGGGGGTGCGCCGCTTCTTCGTCCGGGACCCGGCCGGCCGCGTGGTGAACGTCCTGAGCCATCGCTGA
- a CDS encoding DUF779 domain-containing protein, translated as METQESQRVEFTPEAAALVRRLREQHGPLMFHQSGGCCDGSAPMCYPEGEFRTGASDVLLAELALDGVPEPVGFWMSRSQHELWSHTRLIVDVVPGRGGGFSLEAPEGVRFLIRSRVIGG; from the coding sequence GTGGAAACGCAAGAGAGTCAGCGCGTCGAGTTCACGCCCGAGGCGGCCGCACTGGTGCGGAGGCTGCGCGAGCAGCACGGTCCGCTGATGTTCCACCAGTCCGGCGGCTGCTGCGACGGCAGCGCGCCCATGTGCTACCCCGAGGGCGAGTTCCGTACCGGCGCCTCCGACGTCCTGCTGGCCGAACTGGCCCTGGACGGTGTCCCGGAACCGGTCGGCTTCTGGATGTCGAGGTCCCAGCACGAGCTCTGGAGCCACACCCGGCTCATCGTGGACGTGGTCCCCGGCCGGGGCGGCGGGTTCTCCCTGGAGGCCCCGGAGGGCGTCCGCTTCCTGATCCGCTCCCGGGTGATCGGCGGCTGA
- a CDS encoding acyl-CoA dehydrogenase family protein gives MSTPNAEPDLLYSEEEEALRAAVRDLLTDHCGPAAVIARTESDTPYDPALWKQLAEGMGLAGLLIPEVRGGQGASHREVAVVLEELGRAVAPVPYLTSAVVATEALLACDDAELLERLASGRTVGALAVSLTTAPGAPFATARVEGGSLHGELTSVADAVAADVLLVPADDDNLYAVAADAVTRTPRIPLDLTRPLATVTLDGAPGRSLGPAEPAVRRALRAGAGLLASEQLGVADWALTETVRYLKERKQFNRPVGGFQALKHRLAQLWLEVVSLRAAARAAADALTTGHDTGLTVAVAQSYASPVAVHATEEALQLHGGLGMTWEHPVHLYLKRAKADSLAYGSAGAHREAVAGLADLPIPASG, from the coding sequence ATGAGCACGCCGAACGCCGAGCCCGACCTCCTCTACTCCGAGGAGGAGGAGGCGCTGCGCGCCGCCGTCCGCGACCTGCTCACCGACCACTGCGGGCCCGCCGCGGTGATCGCCCGCACCGAGTCGGACACCCCGTACGACCCCGCCCTGTGGAAGCAGCTCGCGGAGGGCATGGGCCTGGCGGGGCTGCTGATCCCCGAGGTGCGGGGCGGCCAGGGCGCCTCGCACCGCGAAGTCGCCGTCGTGCTGGAGGAGTTGGGGCGGGCCGTCGCCCCCGTGCCGTACCTCACCAGCGCGGTGGTCGCCACCGAGGCGCTGCTCGCCTGCGACGACGCCGAACTGCTGGAGCGGCTCGCCTCCGGCCGCACCGTGGGCGCGCTCGCCGTCTCCCTGACCACCGCGCCCGGCGCCCCCTTCGCCACCGCGCGGGTCGAAGGCGGCTCGCTGCACGGGGAGTTGACCTCCGTCGCGGACGCGGTCGCGGCCGACGTGCTGCTCGTCCCGGCTGACGACGACAACCTCTACGCGGTCGCCGCCGACGCGGTCACCCGCACCCCGCGGATCCCGCTCGACCTCACCCGCCCGCTCGCCACCGTCACCCTCGACGGCGCCCCCGGCCGCTCCCTGGGCCCCGCCGAACCCGCCGTGCGGCGTGCGCTGCGGGCCGGTGCCGGACTGCTCGCCTCCGAGCAACTGGGCGTCGCCGACTGGGCGTTGACCGAGACCGTGCGCTATCTGAAGGAGCGCAAGCAGTTCAACCGGCCGGTCGGCGGATTCCAGGCGCTCAAGCACCGGCTCGCCCAGCTCTGGCTGGAGGTGGTCAGCCTCCGCGCGGCCGCCCGCGCCGCCGCCGACGCGCTCACCACGGGCCACGACACCGGCCTCACCGTCGCCGTCGCGCAGTCCTACGCCTCGCCCGTCGCCGTCCACGCCACCGAGGAGGCGCTGCAACTGCACGGCGGCCTCGGCATGACCTGGGAACACCCCGTCCACCTGTATCTGAAGCGGGCCAAGGCCGACTCCCTCGCCTACGGCAGCGCGGGCGCCCACCGCGAGGCCGTCGCCGGCCTGGCGGACCTCCCGATTCCCGCGTCGGGCTGA